In the genome of Dermacentor variabilis isolate Ectoservices chromosome 5, ASM5094787v1, whole genome shotgun sequence, one region contains:
- the LOC142582909 gene encoding glucose-6-phosphatase 2-like — protein MILMDTLYDNGMFAIQSLQTRFQHQHGLFFAISNFGDPRYAFLIFAPLIYCLDWTVGRRLMWVTIIAEWSNQVLKWMLHGERPYWWVHETEMYNRTGTGTPAIRQYSLTCETGPGSPSGHAMVSAAIWYIILDFLLRRTGVAQQMGKAWTSSFHWCAYAALLCIVSLSRVYIAAHFPHQCLMGMVIGCFLAKFMCKLDTDHVTRQQYVLISVGLCASALSTYGVLRLMGVDPMWSVDRAVKWCVKQEYIHVDTTPFFSMMRYCAFPFGMGLAMTSDFYQRVKSTEFTWSMRVLAAILAVSVGKASEWVSLPKNNVPVFYASAFLFNALLAAIMFGFVPYAVASLAGSRRRPSGKAKSS, from the exons ATGATCCTGATGGATACGCTCTACGATAATGGCATGTTCGCCATCCAGTCACTGCAAACCAG GTTTCAGCACCAGCATGGTCTGTTCTTCGCGATCTCCAACTTCGGAGATCCTCGGTACGCCTTCCTCATCTTCGCGCCGCTCATATACTGTCTCGACTGGACGGTGGGACGCCGACTGATGTGGGTCACCATCATCGCCGAGTGGTCCAACCAGGTGCTTAAATG GATGCTGCATGGCGAGCGCCCTTACTGGTGGGTGCACGAAACAGAGATGTACAACCGCACGGGCACCGGTACGCCCGCCATCCGGCAGTACTCGTTGACGTGCGAAACCGGGCCCGGATCGCCTTCCGGCCACGCCATGGTGTCGGCGGCCATCTGGTACATCATCCTGGACTTTTTGCTGCGTCGCACTGGCGTCGCCCAGCAGATGGGCAAGGCGTGGACCTCCTCCTTCCACTGGTGCGCCTACGCGGCTCTCCTGTGCATCGTCAGCCTGTCGCGGGTCTACATCGCCGCCCACTTCCCCCACCAGTGCCTGATGGGCATGGTCATAG GCTGCTTTCTGGCCAAGTTCATGTGCAAGCTCGACACCGACCACGTGACCCGCCAGCAGTACGTCCTGATCAGCGTGGGTCTGTGCGCCAGTGCGTTGTCTACTTACGGCGTTCTTCGTCTCATGGGCGTCGACCCTATGTGGTCCGTCGACCGGGCTGTCAAATGGTGCGTCAAGCAGGAGTACATCCACGTCGACACCACGCCCTTCTTCAGCATGATGCGCTACTGCGCCTTCCCATTTGGCATGGGCCTCGCCATGACTTCCGACTTCTACCAGCGCGTCAAGTCGACCGAGTTCACTTGGTCCATGCGAGTGCTGGCCGCTATCTTGGCCGTCAGCGTCGGCAAGGCTTCTGAGTGGGTCTCGCTGCCCAAGAACAACGTGCCCGTCTTTTATGCCTCGGCATTCCTCTTCAACGCTCTCCTGGCAGCGATCATGTTCGGCTTTGTGCCCTACGCGGTGGCGTCTTTAGCGGGAAGCCGTCGCCGGCCTTCGGGAAAGGCAA